Part of the Cryptosporangium arvum DSM 44712 genome, TCGTGCCGTTTCAGCCACTCGGTCAGCTGCCGGAGACCGACCGTGACCGGATCCTCCCGGATCGCCTTCGGAACCGAGCGCAGCGTCTTGCCCGCCGCGTTCCGGCACACGAGCGTGTCGCCGTCGAGCGTCACCTCGTACCCGCCCGAGACCGCTAACCAGCCCATCCAGTCACCCCTCCACTCGGAATGCGCTGGAGGCTAGCGACGTGGTCCGACAGTTCTTGCGGCGACCACGACAACGTCCCAGAAAGGCCGGTTCCCCGACCCGTCGGGTGGTCGGGGAACCGGCGCTCGGCCGGGCCGACGAGCGTGCGCGCTCTGTCTACCCTGGACCGCGACGTTAGCCCGATCGAGGGCGTTCAGCCTGGTGGCGTTCCTGCTAGGCAACGGGGTGGGAGATGGACACACGCGGACTCGGCGCGTTCCTGCGGGCCCAGCGTGCCCGGCTGCAGCCGTCGGACGTCGGGCTGCCGGCCGGTGACGGCCGCCGACGGACACCGGGGCTGCGGCGGGAGGAGGTCGCGGAGCTCTCCGGCGTCTCCAGCACCTGGTACACGTGGCTCGAGCAGGGCCGCCCGATCGTGGCGTCCGGTCAGGTCATCGACGCGCTGGCCCGTGCGCTGCAGCTCGACCCCGACCGGCACCGCCACCTGCGCGCGCTGGCCGGGCTGGCCCCGCCCCGCACGTACACCTCCGGCCGGGAGGCCACGCCGCGGCTGCAGCACCTGGTCGACAACGCGGCCCCGAACCCGGCCGTCGTCTACGACCGGTACTTCGACTACGTCGTCTGGAACGACGTGTACGCGCGGGTCCGGCACGATCCGGCGACGCAGCCGCCGAACCGGCGCAACGCGGTGTGGATGATGTTCACCGACCCGGCCAACCGGGCCCGGCAGCAGTGCTGGGCGCCGGCCGCCCGCGCGCTCCTCAGCCGGTTCCGCACCTCGGCGGGGCAACGCCCGGAGGATCCGCGGTTCGCCGAACTCGTCGACGCGCTGCTCGAGGCGAGCCCGGAGTTCCGCGAGTGGTGGCCCGACTACCTGGTGCGCGACTTCCGGCCGACGGTTCTCGAACTCGACCACCCGGACGCGGGCCGGTTGGTGCTCGACCTGTACCAACTCCGCCCGGTGGAGTTCCCCGACCTGCTGCTCATCGTGCAGATTCCTGCCACTTCGGACGATCGGCAGCGAATCGAACGGTTGCTCTGAGAGCCTGGGACGCATGTCCGTTCCTGATGCGGCGCGGGCTCTCGGTGGTACCGAGCAGCCGAACGCGGCCCGGATGTACGACTACTTCCTCGGCGGTTCCCACAACTTCGCGGCCGACAGAGCCGCCGCCGACGGGCTTCTCTCGGTGGCCCCCGACGCCCGTGACAACGCCCGGGAGAACCGGGCCTTCCTGCGCCGCGTGATCGGCTACCTGCTCGACCAGGGTGTGCGCCAGTTCCTCGACCTCGGCTCCGGCATCCCGACCGCGGGCAACGTCCACGAGATCGCCCACGCGCGTGATCCGCGGGCCCGGGTGGTCTACGTCGACGTCGAGCCGATCGCCGTGGAGACCAGCCGCCGCCTGCTGGCCGACAACCCGAACGCGGAGATCGTCCACGCCGACCTGCGCGAGCCGGGAGCCGTGCGCGGCCGGGCGACGTTGCTCGACCCGGCCGAGCCGATCGCGGTGCTGGCGATCTCGGTGCTGCACTTCGTGCCGGACGCCGACGACCCGCGCACGATCCTCGGCGAGTACCTGGAGCCCCTCGCGTCCGGCAGCTACCTCGCGCTCTCGCACGTCGTCGTCGACGAGGCCCCGCCGCCGGAGTCGGAGGACGGGCTCGCGGTCTACGCCCGCACCGCCACCCCCGTCACCCTGCGGGACTCCAGACAGGTGACCGCGTTCTTCCACGGCCACCCGCTGGTCGAGCCCGGCCTGGTTCCGGTCTCCCACTGGCGGGCCGACGGCCCGGCGGAGCCCAGCGCCATCCACGGCGCGGCCGCGAAGGTTCAGTACGAGTAGAACCCGCGGCCGGACTTCTTGCCCAGCAGTCCGGCGTCGACCATGCGCAGCAGCAGCGGCGGCGGGGAGTACAGCGGCTCTTTGAACTCCTCGTACATCGACTCGGCGACCGACTTGGTGGTGTCCAGACCGATCAGGTCGATCAGGCGCAGCGGCCCCATCGGGTGGTTCGCGCCGAGCACCATGCCGTTGTCGATGTCGTCGGCCGACGCGAAGCCGGACTCGAACATCCGGATCGCCGAGAGGAGGTACGGGATGAGCAGCGCGTTCACCACGAACCCGGCTCGGTCCTGGGACCGGACGACGGTCTTGCCGAGCCGGTCGGTGGCCAGCTCCTCCACCCGCTCCCGCGTCTCGTCCGACGACAGCAGCGACGGGATGATCTCGACCAGTTTGAGCACCGGCGCCGGGTTGAAGAAGTGCACGCCGATGACCTGCGTCGGACGGGCGGTGGCCATCGCCAGCTTCATGATCGGGATCGACGAGGTGTTCGACGCGAAGATCGCGTCGGGCCGGGTCACGATCTTGTCGAGCTGGGCGAAGACGTCGAGCTTCAGCGCCTCGACCTCGGCGACGGCCTCGACCACGAGGTCGCGGTCGGCCAGGTCGTCGAGCGTGGTCGTGAACCGGATCCGCCCCACCGCGGCGTCCCGGTCCGCGGCCGAAATCTTGCCCGCTTTGACACCTCGATCGAATGAGTGCCCGATTCGGCGCTGTCCCGCCTCCAGTGCCCCGGCGTCGACCTCCACGACCGTGACGTCGAGGCCGGCGCGTGCGCTAACCTCCGCGATACCCGAACCCATCAGGCCGGCACCGACGACGCCCACCCGCTCGATCGTGCTCATGTCTGCTCCTTCGTGTTGTCTCAAGACCTATCACGGCTATGCGGTAACACCGTCATCAACTCGTTGGGCCGTGTACTCTCGTAACTCGCCGCTACTGATGCCGCACCGCTGCGGAATCGGGATCCTGCGGCACCGGCACGGCGACGAGTGGGGCCGATGGGTGGGTTCGTGAGCGTGCCCGACGTGATCGGTGATCGGTCCACGGGCTCGCGGGCGTCCGAAGGCGCACCGCGTATACCCGGCCTTGTCCTTCTCGGCGAAATCGGTCGGGGCAACGACACCGTCGTCTACCGCGCGCGACGCGACGGGCCGGACGTCGAATCGATCCAGCAGTACGCGGTCAAGGTCCTCGGCCTCGCCGCGAGCGTCGGCGACGAGGCGCGGCACAAGTTCCGCCGCGAAGCCGCCGTGCTGGCCTGCGTCGACCACCCGGGCGTCGTCCGGGTGCACGCCGTCGGCGAGGTCGACGGCCGCCCCTACCTGGTGATGGAGCTGGTCGAGGGCCGCTCGCTGGCCGAGGTGCTGCACGGAGGGCAGCTCGACCAGGCGTCCGCCGCGGTGCTGGGCGCCGCGGTCGCCGACGCGCTCGCCGCCGCGCACCGGGTCGGGCTGGTCCACCGGGACGTCAAGCCGCACAACATCATGGTGCGCTCCGACGGGCGCCCGATGCTCATCGACTTCGGCCTCATCGACTTCGGCCCCGCCGCGGCCGGCGGCGACGCGCCGGGCCTGGGCATCCGCCCGTCGGGGGCGATCGCCGGCACGCTCACCTACACCTCGCCGGAACAGTGCGGGCTGCTGCACCGCCCGGTCGACGGCCGGTCCGACCTGTACTCGCTCGGCGTCGTGCTCTACGAGTGCGTCACCGGCCGCCCGCCGTTCCTCGCCCCCGACATCGGCGAGCTGATGCACCTGCACGCCACCACGGCTCCGCCGGACCCGCGCATGTTCCGGACCGATCTGTCCGGCGGGTTCGTCTCCGTGCTCGGCCGCCTGCTGGCCAAGGACCCCGACGACCGTTACCCGGGTGCGCTCGCCGTCGCCGACGACCTGCGTCGCCTGCTGCCCGACGCGGCGCCCCCGTCGGCCGGCGTGGTGCCGTCCGGTATCGACGCGCGCTCGCCGCTGCCGCTCGTCGGCCGGGAGCGCGAACTCGCCGCCCTGCTCGGCTACTGGCGGCGGACGGCCGCAGGCACCGCGTCGCTCGTGGTGCTCGAAGGCGCGCCCGGCATCGGCAAGTCCCGGCTGGCCGAGCAGCTCGTCGTCGAGGTGCGGGCACGGGCCAGCGGCCGCCCGGGCCCGGTGATCCTCACCGCGAGGGCCACCGACGGCGCGGCGCCGCTCGCCGGGCTGCGCACCGCGATCGACCAGTACGTCCGCACCGTCGAGCGATTACCCGACGGTGCGCGGGCCGAGGCCCACCACTGGCTGACCACGGCGGCCGCCCCGGTGGCGACGCTGCTGCAGCCGCTGTCCCCGGCGCTGGCCGGGATGCTCGGGCTGCCCGCACCGGTGGCCGACGACTCCGGGCAGCACCAGTTCCCGGCGGCGGTCGCGACGTTCCTCAGCGAGCTCGCCCGGTGCGCCGGTGGGCTGCTCATCCGGGTCGAGGACGCCCACGTGCTGGACTCCGCCAGCGCCCGGGTGCTCGCCCAGATCCTCGCCGAGCGCGCGGGCAACCCGGTGATGGTCCTGGCGACCTCCCGCGGCGTGGCCAACGCGACCAGCCTGATCGCGTCGGCGGAGATGCAGACGCTCGTCGACGAACGCATCCTGCTCGGGCCGCTGCACCCCACCGCCGTCGCCGAACTCGTCGAGCGGCTGTCCGGCCGGATGGACCTCGGCCGGGAGTTCGCCGAGCGCATCGCCACCGCGACCGACGGCAACCCGCTGGCGGTACTGCAGTACTTCCGGGCCGCGGTCGAGGGCGGTCTGATCCGGCCGTCCTGGGGGCGCTGGATCGTCGATCTGGACGGTCTGGCCAGCGTTCGCCTGCCCACCGACGTCGTCGCGTTCCTGATCGGACGCCTCGAACAGCTCAGCGCGCCGGTCCGCGCGATCCTGGTCGTTGCCGCCGCGCTCGGGGTCCGGTTCGACCCCGGCATGCTCAGCGCGGTCAGCGGAGCGTCGGCCGAGGACGTGCGCGTCACGCTGGACGAGGCCGGGCGGCTGCGGGTCGTGGAACGGCGCGGCGGCGGCGACTACGGCTTCGTGCACTCCGGTATCCGGCGCGCGCTGCTGCGCGGCGGCGATCGGATGTACCTGCGCGCGGTGCACCAGGCCGCCGCCGAACTGCTCACCCCGCGGGACTTCACCGGCCCGGTCGACCCCGGCCGCATCTACGCGGTGGCCCGCCACCGGATGAACGGCCAGGTCGAACGCAACCCCGGCGCGGTGGTCCAGGCCTGTGCCGACGCGGCTCGCCAGGCGCTCGCCGACTACTCGCCGATCGACGCGGTGGGCTACGCCGACGAAGCCGAACGGGTCGCCACGACCTACCGCCTGCCGCTCCCGTACCGCTTCGACGAGCTGATCGGCCTCGCGCTGCACCAGAGCGGCCGGTACGCCGAGGCGCTGGACCGGCTCGGGTCGGCGATCGACCGCGCCGACGACCCGCTGGACCGCGGCCGCCTGCTCGTCGACGTCGGGCAGGTGCACCTGAGCCGGTGGGACCCGACCGCGGCCGACCACGCGTTCAGCTGGGCACTGTCGGTACTGGGCCACCCGCTGCCGCGCAACCGCACCTCGCTCGCGCTCTCCAGCGGCCTGTCGGCGCTCGTCGCCGTCACCCGGATGCGCGGCGGACGCACCACCGGCACCACCACCGGACCGGAGCGGGAACGCAACCGCCTGGTCGCCAAGGCGCTGGTCGGGCTCGCCCACAGCGCCCAGTTCGGGATGCGCCCGCGCCAGGTGCCCACCTACGCGCTGCGGGCACTGCTGCCGGTCGCCCGGATCGGGCCGACCCCGGAGTACGTCGGGGTGTTCGGGCTGCTCGGGATGGCGAGCGCCGCGACCGGACGCCGCCGCATCGCGCGCCGGCTGTTCGCTCGCGCCCACCAGGCCGCCGACGCGCTCGGCCAGCCGCAGCTGACCGCGCAGACCGCGCTGCAGGAGCAGGACGCCCGGTACCTGATCGGCGACAACGCGCCCGACCGCGCCGCCGCGCTGCTCGGCGAACGCGGCCAGTGGCTCGACCTGTTCCTCTACCTCAACGGCACCGCGGTGTTCTGCTGGCAACGCCTCGTCCGCGGCGACGTGGTGACCGCGCTCGCCGCCTACCGCGGCGGAGCCCAGCGCCTGACGCTCAGCGACGAGGACGACCCCGCGTTCGCG contains:
- a CDS encoding SAM-dependent methyltransferase, translating into MSVPDAARALGGTEQPNAARMYDYFLGGSHNFAADRAAADGLLSVAPDARDNARENRAFLRRVIGYLLDQGVRQFLDLGSGIPTAGNVHEIAHARDPRARVVYVDVEPIAVETSRRLLADNPNAEIVHADLREPGAVRGRATLLDPAEPIAVLAISVLHFVPDADDPRTILGEYLEPLASGSYLALSHVVVDEAPPPESEDGLAVYARTATPVTLRDSRQVTAFFHGHPLVEPGLVPVSHWRADGPAEPSAIHGAAAKVQYE
- a CDS encoding helix-turn-helix transcriptional regulator, coding for MDTRGLGAFLRAQRARLQPSDVGLPAGDGRRRTPGLRREEVAELSGVSSTWYTWLEQGRPIVASGQVIDALARALQLDPDRHRHLRALAGLAPPRTYTSGREATPRLQHLVDNAAPNPAVVYDRYFDYVVWNDVYARVRHDPATQPPNRRNAVWMMFTDPANRARQQCWAPAARALLSRFRTSAGQRPEDPRFAELVDALLEASPEFREWWPDYLVRDFRPTVLELDHPDAGRLVLDLYQLRPVEFPDLLLIVQIPATSDDRQRIERLL
- a CDS encoding protein kinase domain-containing protein, producing the protein MSVPDVIGDRSTGSRASEGAPRIPGLVLLGEIGRGNDTVVYRARRDGPDVESIQQYAVKVLGLAASVGDEARHKFRREAAVLACVDHPGVVRVHAVGEVDGRPYLVMELVEGRSLAEVLHGGQLDQASAAVLGAAVADALAAAHRVGLVHRDVKPHNIMVRSDGRPMLIDFGLIDFGPAAAGGDAPGLGIRPSGAIAGTLTYTSPEQCGLLHRPVDGRSDLYSLGVVLYECVTGRPPFLAPDIGELMHLHATTAPPDPRMFRTDLSGGFVSVLGRLLAKDPDDRYPGALAVADDLRRLLPDAAPPSAGVVPSGIDARSPLPLVGRERELAALLGYWRRTAAGTASLVVLEGAPGIGKSRLAEQLVVEVRARASGRPGPVILTARATDGAAPLAGLRTAIDQYVRTVERLPDGARAEAHHWLTTAAAPVATLLQPLSPALAGMLGLPAPVADDSGQHQFPAAVATFLSELARCAGGLLIRVEDAHVLDSASARVLAQILAERAGNPVMVLATSRGVANATSLIASAEMQTLVDERILLGPLHPTAVAELVERLSGRMDLGREFAERIATATDGNPLAVLQYFRAAVEGGLIRPSWGRWIVDLDGLASVRLPTDVVAFLIGRLEQLSAPVRAILVVAAALGVRFDPGMLSAVSGASAEDVRVTLDEAGRLRVVERRGGGDYGFVHSGIRRALLRGGDRMYLRAVHQAAAELLTPRDFTGPVDPGRIYAVARHRMNGQVERNPGAVVQACADAARQALADYSPIDAVGYADEAERVATTYRLPLPYRFDELIGLALHQSGRYAEALDRLGSAIDRADDPLDRGRLLVDVGQVHLSRWDPTAADHAFSWALSVLGHPLPRNRTSLALSSGLSALVAVTRMRGGRTTGTTTGPERERNRLVAKALVGLAHSAQFGMRPRQVPTYALRALLPVARIGPTPEYVGVFGLLGMASAATGRRRIARRLFARAHQAADALGQPQLTAQTALQEQDARYLIGDNAPDRAAALLGERGQWLDLFLYLNGTAVFCWQRLVRGDVVTALAAYRGGAQRLTLSDEDDPAFALVGAAVTAACGRLTDAHEQLAQLRELVAAREGDVSGLRVNTAMTETQVAVESGDLGERFDATLDWFARMGLEPGALLPIQRTVYVYQAYGRLEQCRRDRHRRRAEGGEAQGVGMRDEKLDAARRAVADLAAAARGRSLQAHALVAKAELIRLEGNPAGALEAALAAAGPIRTASSALAEYEAARVRARALLALGDPGAARRAARDAIDLATEHGWPHRSDWVRLEFELVGESPVGTYDPDWDISRSAADRERLAALEQVSKAAAGELDLLGLARVGLDESIKILRAERGLLFLMDDETGRLELWLGRNARKEDLIQPGGYATTLVDRVRMTRHELVITGPEDGAALGSGSVLEYGLRSVVVAPLELDGHLLGVVYLDSRVATGVFRPKDAAILTAICTHVAAALETARAAEFAAGVRAVQQEQKTADLLRIAMTSVSGTLDPAMVLMRIHNALRAMLPGDVSWLVERDADGTLRLSGEAGFEQVKPETLKLLLTVDSPLVVPIDGPSSLLVVPLTIAENPPARIGVVLLAADGEDAFRDSHLGLAEALATHGMTAYQNALLFQEVTRLATLDGLTGVANRRHFYEEAGAIVEAGGPTAAIMVDIDHFKQVNDGHGHGVGDQVIAEVAARLKRVLDSGGWLGTGLAESGPAGTAAALGRYGGEEFAVVLGGAAAERAARVASGLHAAVREQPVETDTGPLPITVSVGVYSAAGTDLSALLGSADEALYAAKRGGRDRVVVGNRTLPADAQDSA
- a CDS encoding 3-hydroxybutyryl-CoA dehydrogenase, coding for MSTIERVGVVGAGLMGSGIAEVSARAGLDVTVVEVDAGALEAGQRRIGHSFDRGVKAGKISAADRDAAVGRIRFTTTLDDLADRDLVVEAVAEVEALKLDVFAQLDKIVTRPDAIFASNTSSIPIMKLAMATARPTQVIGVHFFNPAPVLKLVEIIPSLLSSDETRERVEELATDRLGKTVVRSQDRAGFVVNALLIPYLLSAIRMFESGFASADDIDNGMVLGANHPMGPLRLIDLIGLDTTKSVAESMYEEFKEPLYSPPPLLLRMVDAGLLGKKSGRGFYSY